One region of Chloroflexota bacterium genomic DNA includes:
- a CDS encoding ribulose-phosphate 3-epimerase, protein MSKQKPVQIAASILSADFSRLGEEVRLAETGGADVIHVDVMDGHFVPNITVGPLVVQAVRRVTGLPIFTHLMIESPERYIPVFIEAGASCVTVHQETCPHLHRTVQQIKELGAKAGVAINPATPVALLEEIVPYADLVLVMTVNPGFGGQEFIEGMLDKVRRVRELLDARASEAYLEVDGGVNPITAPRLVAAGADMLVAGAAIFAAPEGVVTAIAAIRKAASRAR, encoded by the coding sequence GTGAGCAAGCAAAAACCAGTCCAGATCGCAGCATCCATTTTGTCCGCCGATTTCAGCCGCTTGGGCGAAGAAGTGCGCCTGGCCGAAACAGGCGGTGCCGACGTGATCCACGTGGACGTCATGGATGGGCACTTCGTCCCCAACATCACGGTCGGTCCACTGGTGGTCCAGGCTGTGCGGCGGGTCACGGGGCTGCCGATATTCACCCATCTCATGATCGAATCGCCGGAGCGGTATATCCCGGTGTTCATTGAGGCAGGGGCATCGTGCGTGACTGTGCACCAGGAGACATGCCCACACCTACACCGCACGGTGCAACAGATCAAAGAGTTGGGGGCGAAGGCAGGGGTAGCGATCAACCCTGCCACCCCGGTCGCTCTCCTGGAGGAGATCGTGCCCTACGCGGACCTGGTGCTGGTGATGACGGTGAATCCTGGATTTGGGGGGCAGGAATTCATCGAAGGGATGCTGGACAAGGTGCGCCGGGTGCGGGAACTACTCGACGCCCGCGCTTCCGAGGCTTACCTGGAGGTAGATGGAGGGGTCAACCCGATCACTGCCCCCCGCCTGGTTGCAGCCGGTGCGGATATGCTCGTGGCGGGGGCTGCCATCTTCGCTGCCCCCGAGGGAGTAGTGACAGCCATCGCTGCCATTCGCAAGGCAGCGAGTCGAGCGCGATAA
- a CDS encoding 50S ribosomal protein L28: MSAKCDICGKGPLFGHNVSFSKRATNRQWRPNLQKVTIRVDGQKRVMMLCTRCLRSLYKAK, translated from the coding sequence ATGTCTGCAAAATGCGATATCTGTGGCAAGGGACCGCTATTCGGTCACAACGTCAGTTTTTCCAAGCGGGCCACGAACCGCCAATGGAGACCCAATCTCCAGAAAGTCACCATCCGTGTGGATGGCCAAAAGCGAGTGATGATGCTGTGCACCCGCTGTCTGCGCTCACTGTATAAGGCGAAGTGA
- a CDS encoding Asp23/Gls24 family envelope stress response protein — protein MKESMILGRVEVAPSAIASLAGQAVLECYGVVGMAAVTLRHGLAELLHPESYRRGVEVTLQDGKIIIDLYVIIEYGTRISEVAQNIMENVKFQVERSLGVPIHQINVHVQGLRVSEQD, from the coding sequence ATGAAAGAGAGTATGATCTTGGGCCGTGTTGAGGTCGCACCCTCGGCTATTGCCAGCCTGGCTGGCCAGGCCGTTCTGGAATGCTACGGAGTGGTGGGTATGGCAGCGGTAACTCTACGCCACGGCCTGGCAGAACTATTACACCCTGAAAGTTACCGCCGCGGCGTGGAAGTAACCCTGCAAGATGGCAAGATCATCATTGACCTGTATGTGATCATAGAATATGGCACTCGCATCTCCGAGGTAGCACAAAACATCATGGAGAACGTGAAGTTCCAAGTGGAACGCTCCCTCGGCGTCCCCATACATCAGATCAACGTGCACGTCCAAGGATTGCGAGTGAGCGAGCAAGATTGA
- a CDS encoding DAK2 domain-containing protein codes for MDQDKPGATKGETHTYPEMRSCDGAIFKRMIQAGLAWLENQMEYVNSLNVYPVPDGDTGTNMYLTMQAALREMSSVSEQSLSAVVRSVAHGALMGARGNSGVILSQIFRGMAKSLDGKDRCGAAEFAAALQEGAAIAYKGVIRPVEGTILTVAREAAAAAVAAAAKCSDLVYVLERMVAEAKQSLARTPLLLDVLREAGVVDAGGQGLVLIFEGALRALQGQTVSPAPQAVQVPQATVAPGRQYGYDVQFILKGENLDLEGIRDAISKMGESALVVGDQHTIKVHVHAEKPGAILDYAVRQGSISDVVVEDMQAQYEAYTAAQERVVTPAASLSDIAVVAVVNGPGFERIFESLGASRIVPGGPTMNPSTEQLLNAIEGLENEKVIVLPNNGNILLAAEQARQLSRKQTAVVPTKTIPQGISALLAFNYQADLEENLALMERAAQHIQTAEITRAVRAAQVNGLDIKEGQIIGLLNGVLTTASDELLAVVREMLRQMNAQDYEIITVYYGATTTPQEVEEVAAMIRELYPKQEVEILDGGQPYYDYIISVE; via the coding sequence TTGGACCAAGATAAACCGGGCGCAACGAAAGGAGAAACCCATACCTACCCGGAAATGCGGTCTTGTGATGGAGCCATTTTCAAGCGCATGATCCAGGCGGGACTTGCCTGGCTTGAAAACCAGATGGAGTACGTCAATTCGTTGAACGTTTACCCGGTTCCGGACGGAGATACAGGCACCAACATGTATCTGACCATGCAGGCTGCACTTCGGGAGATGTCCAGTGTCTCCGAACAATCGCTATCTGCTGTGGTGCGGAGTGTGGCACACGGGGCACTAATGGGAGCGCGCGGTAACTCCGGCGTCATTCTCTCGCAGATTTTCCGCGGCATGGCAAAGAGCCTCGACGGCAAAGATCGTTGCGGCGCTGCTGAGTTCGCCGCCGCCCTACAAGAGGGCGCTGCCATAGCCTACAAAGGCGTCATCCGTCCCGTAGAGGGCACGATTCTTACGGTGGCCCGCGAGGCCGCCGCCGCCGCCGTGGCCGCTGCTGCCAAGTGCAGCGACCTCGTCTACGTGCTCGAACGAATGGTGGCGGAGGCCAAACAATCTCTGGCACGCACGCCTCTCCTGCTGGATGTTCTGCGGGAGGCCGGGGTTGTGGATGCCGGCGGCCAGGGGTTGGTGCTCATTTTCGAGGGTGCGTTGCGTGCCCTTCAGGGTCAGACGGTAAGTCCCGCGCCACAGGCTGTGCAAGTACCACAGGCGACCGTTGCACCTGGCAGACAATACGGTTATGATGTCCAATTCATCCTCAAGGGCGAGAATCTCGACTTGGAGGGCATCCGCGATGCCATCTCCAAGATGGGAGAATCGGCACTGGTCGTAGGTGACCAGCACACCATCAAAGTGCACGTTCACGCCGAGAAGCCCGGGGCCATCCTGGACTACGCTGTGAGACAGGGCAGCATCAGCGATGTTGTAGTCGAGGACATGCAGGCTCAATATGAGGCTTACACCGCTGCTCAAGAGCGCGTGGTCACGCCGGCGGCCAGTCTGAGCGACATTGCCGTTGTCGCTGTGGTGAATGGGCCAGGGTTCGAGCGCATCTTCGAGAGCCTGGGGGCCAGTCGCATCGTTCCGGGTGGACCCACGATGAACCCCAGCACCGAGCAACTCCTGAACGCAATCGAGGGGCTCGAGAATGAAAAGGTCATTGTCCTGCCCAACAACGGGAATATTCTCCTGGCGGCAGAGCAGGCGCGCCAACTGAGCCGCAAGCAGACCGCAGTGGTGCCTACCAAGACCATCCCACAGGGAATCAGCGCACTATTGGCCTTCAATTATCAAGCAGATCTGGAAGAGAACCTGGCACTGATGGAGCGCGCAGCGCAACACATCCAGACTGCCGAGATCACCCGGGCAGTGCGTGCTGCTCAGGTCAACGGCTTGGACATAAAGGAGGGGCAGATCATCGGCCTGCTCAATGGCGTTCTAACCACAGCCAGCGATGAACTTTTAGCCGTGGTGCGCGAAATGCTCAGGCAAATGAATGCTCAAGACTACGAGATCATCACTGTTTACTACGGGGCCACAACCACACCCCAAGAAGTGGAAGAGGTGGCCGCTATGATCCGCGAACTCTATCCAAAGCAAGAAGTCGAAATCTTGGATGGCGGCCAACCTTATTACGACTATATTATTTCAGTGGAATAA
- a CDS encoding DegV family protein, producing the protein MESVKIVTDSASEIPPERAEELGITVVPMHIHIGSKVYRDGVDLSKADFYRLATRGQGMPYISAPTPEEFADVYGRLSRDRESILSIHSSSRLSDAYRAALRAANEFIGRNEIVVLDSRLISCGLEILVTAAAEAAARGMPVDDLVRMLRGMIPHIYVVFFVENMSYLERGGWLQRTRTALGMPGIRPLLILEEGEIQPLERVRSRGRAVDRLFEFVAEFVHLEQITILQGRITEEANMLAERINEIYPEKEVDIRTYGPVLATQLGPEAIGVIVYEGLLQ; encoded by the coding sequence ATGGAGAGCGTGAAGATAGTTACCGATAGCGCCTCAGAGATTCCGCCGGAGCGAGCGGAAGAGTTGGGCATCACCGTGGTGCCCATGCATATCCATATCGGCTCCAAAGTATATCGGGATGGCGTAGACCTCAGTAAGGCGGATTTCTATCGCTTAGCCACTCGCGGCCAAGGGATGCCTTACATTTCAGCACCTACGCCTGAGGAATTCGCCGACGTCTACGGCCGGCTGAGCAGAGACAGGGAGAGCATTCTTTCTATTCACTCCTCTTCCAGGCTGTCTGATGCTTACCGCGCTGCATTAAGGGCAGCCAATGAGTTCATCGGTCGCAACGAAATCGTGGTTCTGGACTCGCGTTTGATTTCCTGCGGTCTGGAGATCCTGGTTACTGCCGCTGCCGAGGCCGCTGCCCGGGGCATGCCCGTGGATGACCTCGTCCGTATGTTGCGGGGCATGATCCCCCACATCTACGTGGTCTTCTTCGTCGAGAACATGAGTTACTTGGAACGCGGGGGCTGGCTACAACGCACTCGCACCGCGCTGGGTATGCCCGGCATCAGACCCCTCCTGATCCTGGAGGAGGGAGAGATACAACCGCTGGAGAGGGTGCGTTCTCGGGGGCGAGCGGTGGACCGATTGTTCGAGTTCGTGGCGGAGTTCGTGCATCTGGAACAGATCACCATCTTACAGGGCCGCATCACCGAAGAAGCCAACATGCTGGCGGAACGCATCAACGAGATCTACCCGGAAAAAGAGGTGGATATCCGTACCTATGGCCCAGTGTTGGCCACGCAACTGGGCCCCGAAGCAATTGGCGTTATCGTTTACGAGGGTCTGCTGCAATGA
- a CDS encoding DegV family protein, producing the protein MSDRIAVVTDSVADIPSAIAKELDITVIPIHIHVGEKCYWDSDLGPDEFYALLAHGQEVPKTAAPAPGVFAEVYTQLAKRAEHVLAIHLSRRLSALYNAALLGAQMLSDVDIEVVDSESLTMGMGLLVIAAARAVRQGCSFPEVIALVRDLVPRIRVVACVDNLYFLARSGRISWVISFLGTIFQIKPVILIDRGDPILKGRARTMQRGLDYLMDIVRGFGPLQEASVIHTNAPEAAARLAEMLAALYPKERIIMARADVGIGSHAGPGAVGVACVLASSERVEPL; encoded by the coding sequence ATGAGCGACAGGATCGCTGTTGTTACCGACAGCGTCGCGGATATCCCATCTGCGATAGCCAAAGAACTGGATATCACTGTGATCCCCATCCACATTCACGTGGGCGAGAAATGCTATTGGGATTCAGATTTGGGCCCAGATGAATTCTACGCCCTCCTTGCCCACGGCCAAGAAGTACCGAAGACCGCTGCACCAGCCCCCGGTGTGTTCGCAGAGGTCTACACGCAGTTGGCGAAGAGAGCCGAACACGTCCTGGCCATCCACCTGTCCCGGCGTCTGAGCGCGTTGTATAACGCTGCCCTCCTGGGTGCGCAGATGCTCTCCGATGTGGACATCGAGGTTGTGGATTCCGAGTCACTCACGATGGGCATGGGGCTCTTGGTGATCGCCGCCGCACGCGCCGTCCGCCAGGGCTGTTCGTTCCCTGAGGTCATCGCCCTAGTGCGCGACTTGGTGCCCCGCATTCGCGTCGTTGCTTGCGTAGATAACTTATATTTCTTGGCCCGAAGTGGGCGTATCAGTTGGGTGATATCCTTCCTCGGGACGATCTTTCAAATCAAGCCGGTGATCCTGATAGACCGAGGTGACCCTATTCTCAAAGGGCGGGCACGCACTATGCAAAGGGGGCTTGATTACCTGATGGACATCGTGCGCGGTTTCGGGCCGTTACAGGAAGCGTCTGTGATCCACACTAATGCCCCAGAGGCAGCGGCGAGACTGGCCGAGATGCTGGCAGCGCTTTACCCTAAAGAGCGCATCATCATGGCCCGGGCGGATGTCGGCATCGGCAGCCACGCTGGGCCGGGCGCTGTGGGTGTGGCCTGCGTCCTGGCCTCATCAGAGCGAGTAGAGCCATTATGA
- the recG gene encoding ATP-dependent DNA helicase RecG: MITSAIQKLTKILAEEQKQGCQDRVVIGGLDKLLRRWVEETKQAAENEAEHRLVDEIKTTLHDYASKADAERRTAIEVALKRLREFSPVTKPGEPTPAPVPSQPKEPAFTLDSPVTSIRGVSTAYARRLARLGVRTVGDLVYLFPRRYDDFSALKTIAQLRYGEEATIIATIWEVQNRESRRGQVITKALVSDGTATMQVTWFNQPYLAQRLQPGRQIVLSGKVEAYLGRLTMSSPAWEPLERELIHTARLVPVYPLTEGIGARWLRRLIKSLIDLWAPHLRDPLPEELRRKYDLISLPTAMSQIHFPDNRQMLEAARRRLCFDEFLLIQLGVLRQRWEWQQWPGRPLTIDHDLIHAFVSSLPYVLTNAQQRALEEILADLAKAKPMSRLLQGDVGSGKTVVATAALLNAVANGAQAAIMAPTEILAEQHYQTISALLEAAADCAARQGRTFPRPVIRLLIGSLSQGEKETLHRNIAAGEVDIVIGTHALIQESVVFKDLALAVIDEQHRFGVNQRAALRSKGYSPHVLVMTATPIPRTLALTIYGDLDLSVIDEMPPGRQRIETRWLSALERERAYNFVRAQVEQGRQAFIICPLVEESEKIEARAATAEYERLQSEIFPDLKLGLLHGRMKGEEKEAIMNAFRRGEYHILVSTAVVEVGIDVPNATVMLVEGANRFGLAQLHQFRGRVGRGEYPSYCLLLADTPSLEGEQRLRIIEETDDGFKLAEEDLKMRGPGEFFGTRQAGLPDLKVARLSDVHVLETARTAAKEIFERDPTLSLPEYQALAQQVAEFWQTKGDLS, from the coding sequence ATGATCACTTCTGCGATTCAGAAACTGACCAAGATATTAGCCGAGGAGCAAAAGCAAGGTTGCCAAGACCGGGTGGTCATCGGCGGGCTCGACAAATTGCTCCGGAGGTGGGTGGAAGAGACCAAGCAGGCTGCCGAGAACGAGGCAGAACACAGGCTTGTTGATGAGATCAAGACCACCCTGCATGACTACGCTAGCAAAGCGGATGCTGAACGGCGCACCGCCATCGAGGTCGCTCTAAAGAGGCTGAGGGAGTTTTCGCCAGTGACGAAGCCAGGTGAGCCAACGCCTGCGCCCGTCCCCAGTCAGCCCAAAGAGCCGGCTTTCACCCTCGACTCCCCTGTTACATCCATCCGAGGCGTCAGCACCGCCTATGCCAGGCGGCTGGCACGCCTGGGTGTGCGCACTGTGGGAGACCTAGTATACCTTTTCCCACGCCGTTATGACGACTTCAGTGCCCTCAAGACCATCGCCCAACTCCGATATGGCGAAGAGGCCACCATTATCGCCACCATCTGGGAAGTGCAGAACCGCGAGAGCCGCCGTGGCCAAGTCATCACCAAGGCCCTGGTCTCCGATGGCACCGCTACCATGCAGGTAACTTGGTTTAACCAGCCCTATCTTGCCCAGCGGCTACAGCCAGGACGCCAGATTGTCCTGAGTGGCAAGGTCGAAGCCTATCTGGGGCGCTTGACTATGTCTTCGCCAGCCTGGGAACCCCTGGAACGGGAATTGATTCACACCGCGCGCCTGGTCCCGGTCTATCCGCTCACCGAAGGGATTGGAGCGCGATGGTTGCGCCGATTGATCAAGTCTCTGATCGATCTCTGGGCCCCACATCTTCGTGATCCCCTCCCAGAAGAATTGCGCCGGAAATACGATCTGATCAGTCTGCCAACTGCAATGAGTCAGATCCACTTCCCAGATAATCGCCAGATGTTAGAAGCAGCCCGACGGAGGTTGTGCTTCGACGAGTTCTTGCTCATCCAACTGGGTGTTTTGCGCCAACGCTGGGAATGGCAGCAATGGCCAGGGCGGCCGCTCACGATTGACCATGACCTGATCCACGCCTTTGTCAGTTCTTTACCTTACGTGCTGACTAATGCTCAGCAACGCGCCCTGGAGGAGATACTGGCCGACCTCGCCAAGGCCAAGCCTATGAGCCGCTTGCTCCAGGGCGATGTGGGTTCTGGCAAGACCGTCGTCGCCACTGCCGCCCTCTTGAATGCCGTTGCCAATGGGGCACAGGCAGCCATTATGGCCCCCACGGAGATCTTAGCCGAACAACATTATCAAACTATCTCCGCTTTGCTTGAGGCTGCCGCCGACTGCGCCGCCAGGCAAGGGCGAACGTTTCCTCGCCCCGTCATACGCCTGCTGATAGGCAGTCTCAGCCAAGGGGAGAAAGAAACCCTCCATCGCAACATCGCTGCCGGGGAAGTGGACATCGTGATCGGCACCCACGCTCTGATTCAGGAAAGCGTGGTTTTCAAAGACTTGGCCCTGGCCGTGATTGATGAGCAGCACCGTTTCGGAGTGAACCAGCGTGCGGCCTTGCGCAGCAAAGGATATAGTCCCCATGTCCTGGTCATGACCGCCACGCCCATCCCCCGAACCCTGGCCCTCACCATCTACGGCGACCTCGACCTCTCGGTCATTGATGAGATGCCACCTGGACGGCAGCGGATTGAAACTCGTTGGCTCTCCGCCTTGGAGCGCGAACGCGCTTACAACTTCGTCCGCGCCCAGGTGGAGCAAGGGCGACAAGCCTTCATCATTTGCCCCTTGGTAGAGGAATCCGAGAAAATCGAGGCTCGCGCCGCCACCGCCGAATACGAGCGCCTCCAATCGGAGATATTCCCTGACCTGAAACTGGGACTACTCCACGGTCGCATGAAGGGCGAGGAGAAGGAAGCGATCATGAATGCGTTCCGCCGCGGGGAGTATCATATCTTGGTCTCCACTGCCGTCGTGGAGGTGGGCATTGATGTGCCAAATGCCACCGTCATGCTGGTGGAAGGGGCCAATCGCTTCGGCTTGGCCCAACTTCACCAGTTCCGCGGGCGCGTGGGGCGGGGCGAGTATCCGTCGTACTGTCTTCTGCTCGCCGACACCCCCAGCCTGGAGGGCGAACAGCGCCTGCGCATCATCGAGGAGACCGATGACGGCTTCAAACTGGCCGAAGAAGACCTGAAAATGCGCGGGCCCGGCGAGTTTTTCGGCACCAGGCAAGCGGGGTTACCCGACTTAAAGGTGGCGAGGCTCAGCGACGTGCACGTTTTAGAGACGGCTCGAACAGCGGCAAAGGAAATTTTCGAGCGCGATCCAACGCTCTCCCTGCCAGAATATCAGGCCCTGGCCCAACAGGTAGCCGAGTTCTGGCAGACGAAGGGCGATCTCAGTTAG
- the coaD gene encoding pantetheine-phosphate adenylyltransferase, giving the protein MKTIGLYPGTFDPITNGHIDIASRAAILFDQLVIGIYDRPLKSLLFSTEERIAMANEALKDLPHVRVEGYSGLTVNFARQLGARFIVRGLRVISDFELEFQMAQINRKLAPEIDMICLMTDIRYAFLSSSIVKEVAMAGGCLEEMVPPHVAGALAKKFADAKARAEANVKLISLRD; this is encoded by the coding sequence ATGAAGACCATTGGATTGTACCCAGGCACCTTCGATCCCATCACCAATGGGCACATCGATATTGCTAGCCGGGCAGCTATCCTGTTCGATCAGTTGGTGATCGGCATCTACGACCGGCCATTGAAGAGCCTGCTTTTCTCCACCGAAGAACGGATCGCGATGGCCAACGAAGCGCTGAAGGACCTCCCCCACGTGAGGGTGGAGGGTTACTCTGGTCTCACGGTCAATTTCGCCCGCCAACTGGGAGCCAGGTTTATCGTGCGGGGCTTGCGAGTGATCTCCGACTTTGAGTTAGAATTCCAGATGGCCCAGATCAACCGCAAACTCGCACCGGAGATAGATATGATCTGCCTGATGACAGATATCCGATACGCTTTTCTCAGTTCGAGCATCGTGAAAGAAGTCGCTATGGCCGGTGGCTGTCTGGAAGAAATGGTACCGCCCCACGTCGCAGGTGCTCTGGCCAAGAAATTTGCAGATGCCAAAGCACGCGCGGAAGCGAACGTGAAACTCATCTCACTGCGCGATTGA
- a CDS encoding DUF177 domain-containing protein, with the protein MQYNVSQLLKQPTGTTRQYPIEADISDLDPELEVAAPLVGSIRLIRTAKGILVTGGLHTEVWVNCRRCLEPFRIPVSITLEEEFRPTIDINTGATLPLPDDDEEATRIDAHHTLDLREVVRQSILLALPPFPLCREDCKGLCPQCGANLNTETCNCESDSADLPLSKLRELL; encoded by the coding sequence ATGCAATATAATGTTTCACAACTGTTGAAGCAACCCACCGGCACGACGCGCCAATACCCAATCGAGGCGGATATCTCAGACCTTGACCCTGAACTCGAAGTGGCAGCACCGCTGGTGGGTTCGATTCGGTTGATACGCACTGCCAAAGGCATTCTCGTGACGGGAGGTCTGCATACGGAAGTTTGGGTAAACTGCCGACGCTGTCTGGAGCCCTTTCGCATTCCCGTTTCCATCACATTGGAGGAGGAATTCCGGCCCACAATAGATATCAACACTGGGGCCACTCTTCCCCTCCCTGATGATGACGAGGAGGCAACGCGCATTGATGCCCACCACACCCTTGATTTGCGAGAGGTGGTGCGTCAGAGCATCCTGTTGGCGTTACCACCGTTCCCTCTTTGCCGTGAGGATTGTAAGGGCCTCTGTCCGCAGTGCGGCGCTAACTTGAATACCGAGACCTGCAACTGCGAGAGTGATAGCGCTGATCTGCCATTATCGAAGTTGCGGGAATTGCTATAG
- the rpmF gene encoding 50S ribosomal protein L32 — MPPLPKRRISKGRRDRRRSHMALKARQVILCPQCHEPRLPHHACPSCGTYKGVEIIEIKTKKKA, encoded by the coding sequence ATGCCACCGTTACCGAAAAGAAGGATTTCTAAGGGTCGGCGAGATCGCCGTCGCAGCCACATGGCGTTGAAGGCCAGGCAAGTCATCCTTTGCCCTCAATGCCACGAACCGCGGCTCCCACATCACGCCTGTCCTTCCTGCGGCACCTACAAGGGTGTAGAAATCATCGAGATCAAAACCAAGAAAAAGGCCTAA
- the fabK gene encoding enoyl-[acyl-carrier-protein] reductase FabK, translating to MIKTVLCDLLGIEHPIIQGGMAWVSTPELVSAVSEAGGLGIIGAGNAPAHLVRDWIHRTREMTSKPFGVNIPLFTPELDSVMRVCIEEKVPVVATGAGNPAPYIPALRQAGIKVIPVVAGVALAKRLERAGADAIVAEGMESGGHIGDVCTFPLVPQVVDAVKVPVIAAGGIGDGRGLAAALALGAAGIQMGTRFICTTECVVHENYKQMIIRAGDRATITTGESVGHAVRALRNPMTRKFEEMEKKGGFTEAELIEFGTGKLRLAVVEGDVENGSFMAGQIAGMIHDVVPCRELIERIVTEAEGIIRRMPHFIQ from the coding sequence ATGATCAAGACAGTGCTTTGCGATCTGCTCGGAATAGAGCATCCTATCATCCAGGGAGGCATGGCCTGGGTCTCAACCCCCGAACTGGTTTCTGCTGTATCGGAGGCAGGTGGGCTTGGTATCATTGGTGCGGGCAACGCTCCGGCGCATCTGGTGAGGGATTGGATCCATCGCACCCGCGAGATGACGAGCAAACCATTCGGGGTTAACATACCCCTCTTCACGCCAGAGTTGGACAGCGTCATGAGGGTATGTATCGAGGAAAAGGTGCCTGTGGTCGCCACTGGGGCGGGCAACCCGGCCCCCTATATCCCGGCCCTGCGCCAGGCGGGCATCAAAGTTATCCCTGTGGTCGCCGGAGTCGCTCTGGCGAAGCGACTGGAGCGCGCCGGTGCCGATGCCATCGTGGCCGAGGGCATGGAAAGTGGCGGGCACATCGGAGATGTGTGCACCTTCCCGCTCGTGCCGCAAGTTGTGGACGCGGTCAAAGTCCCGGTCATTGCTGCAGGTGGCATAGGCGATGGCCGGGGCCTGGCGGCGGCCCTGGCCCTTGGCGCAGCCGGCATTCAAATGGGCACGCGCTTCATTTGCACCACGGAGTGCGTGGTGCATGAGAACTACAAACAGATGATCATCCGCGCGGGCGACCGGGCTACCATCACGACTGGGGAAAGCGTTGGCCATGCCGTACGGGCTTTGCGCAACCCGATGACCCGTAAATTCGAGGAAATGGAGAAGAAAGGCGGCTTCACCGAAGCGGAACTGATAGAGTTCGGCACAGGCAAGTTGCGATTGGCTGTCGTGGAGGGAGATGTCGAAAACGGTTCCTTCATGGCCGGACAGATCGCGGGGATGATCCATGACGTGGTGCCCTGCCGAGAACTGATCGAACGCATTGTGACAGAAGCCGAAGGGATTATCCGGCGGATGCCACATTTCATCCAATAG
- the fabD gene encoding ACP S-malonyltransferase: MGRDLYAAYPEARRTFEEADEALGFALSTLCFEGPEEVLTDTLNAQPAIFTVSIACLRALEGRLPWQPAYVAGHSSGEYAALVAADALDFADGIRLIRERGRVMQEAGEKNPGGMAAIMGIADEVLDDICRESSQETGQVVQVANYNSPGQVVISGHKQALQMAIARARERGAKRVIELAVTVASHSPLMAEAARALALAVERTPIHAARVPIIGNVSARPIRRAEEIRAELVAQLTSPVRWVESVHHLARQGVKRFVEFGPKNVLTGLIRRTEEGVELVNVGDAASVAALRGDG; encoded by the coding sequence ATGGGTCGCGACTTGTATGCTGCCTATCCCGAGGCCAGGCGAACTTTCGAGGAGGCAGATGAGGCCCTTGGCTTTGCCCTCAGCACTCTCTGCTTCGAGGGGCCAGAGGAGGTCCTCACCGACACCCTCAACGCCCAGCCGGCTATTTTCACGGTCAGCATCGCCTGCCTGCGCGCATTGGAGGGCAGGCTGCCGTGGCAGCCCGCTTATGTCGCGGGTCACAGTTCGGGAGAATACGCCGCCTTAGTTGCCGCCGACGCCCTGGACTTTGCGGACGGCATTCGCCTGATCCGCGAACGCGGGCGCGTGATGCAGGAAGCAGGAGAGAAAAATCCCGGCGGTATGGCTGCCATTATGGGCATCGCGGATGAGGTGCTGGATGACATCTGCCGCGAGTCCAGCCAGGAAACAGGCCAAGTGGTCCAGGTAGCGAATTACAACTCACCGGGACAGGTGGTTATCTCCGGGCACAAACAAGCGCTGCAGATGGCCATCGCTCGAGCCCGTGAGCGGGGAGCCAAGCGAGTGATAGAACTGGCGGTGACCGTTGCCTCGCACTCGCCGCTGATGGCCGAGGCCGCACGGGCTCTCGCTTTGGCAGTGGAGCGAACGCCCATCCACGCCGCCCGTGTACCCATTATCGGCAATGTTTCGGCCAGGCCAATCCGCCGAGCCGAGGAAATCCGCGCCGAATTGGTGGCCCAACTCACCTCCCCAGTGCGCTGGGTAGAGTCAGTGCACCATCTGGCACGACAAGGTGTGAAGCGTTTCGTGGAGTTCGGCCCAAAGAATGTCCTCACCGGGTTGATCCGCCGCACTGAGGAAGGCGTGGAACTGGTAAACGTCGGCGATGCAGCCTCGGTGGCTGCCCTGCGAGGAGATGGATAA